The Candidatus Aminicenantes bacterium genome contains the following window.
TCAAATACGAGAAATCGCCGCTCGAGCTGACTTTGATCGGCACCGCCGCCTCAATCGCCGACGCCGCTTTTCTGGGCATGTTGGCGGCGATCCGCCCGGGAATCGCCGAGCTCGATGTGGCCGCCGTCGGCGATTACATCATGAAACGGCTGGGCGCGGGGCGGACGGGCTTCCCGACCATCGTCTCTTCCGGCCCGCGCGGCCGGAGCGTCATCGGGCCGGCCACAAATCGGACGATCCGCGACGGCGAATTCGTCTCGCTCGGCCTCAGCCCGACCTTCCAGGGCTACCATGGCGTCATGCGCCGGACGGTCAAGGCCGGCGGCGAACGGACCTTCGCCGAGGATCAGTTTCTGGCCGCCCTGCGCGGCCTCTATCACGCCGTGATGAAGGCCACCATCCAGGCAGCCTGGAAGGGCCTTCCCTCCCGCTCCATCGACGCCGCCGGCAAGGCTTATCTGGAGAATACCCGGCTCAAGGACGTTCGGGGGCGATTCCGGACGCCCCGCGAACCTTACACCTTCATTCACAACACCGGCTGTTCGGAATGCCAGGAGGGCTTCGGGGCCGTGACCCCTTATACCCGGGAGCCTTTGGGGGACGCGGTCGCCCTGATGATCGACGTCGCCTTCATGGGCTTCGACGAAAAGAAACGGCTCGTTTTCCCGATCGAGTACGCAGTCATCGAGGACGGGTTCTGGAGGGCGGGCCGCGAGGTCGGCGTCTACAACAGGATGCCTCTTGACGTGCAATCTCTTGTCGGCGGGGACGCCGTTGAGATCCCGGCCGCGGCCGTCAATCCCTATCACCGGCCTTGGGCGCGATCAGAAGGATGCCCTATCCGAAGCTAACGCTGAACCGATGAAAGCGAATATGAATTGTCGTCCCGAGCACCGCCAAAGGCGGTGCGTGGGGACCTCGATGGAGTTATTTTTTGAGGAAGGAAAATGATAAAAGGTTGCCACGCTTCGCTCGCAACGACAAAAAACCAAGTTATTCCCAATGATTCGGCCAATGAATTCGTTGCTAAGAGCAACTGATATGAAGAATCGATTGACTAACCTGATCGTGCTGTTCTTTATAGGATTGGCCGCGGCGCGTCCGTGTTCGGCCGCCGTCCTCAAGCTCGAATTCCAGGCCCCGACAGTCGCGGGGCCCATCTACCTGATCAAAGCGGGATTCGAGGTGAAGGGTAAGATTTTTCGTTTCATCGACGTCGATCTGCCGTATGGCCGACCCTGGCCGGACGTTCAAATATTAAAGAACGGACGGCCCGTCGATACCACCAAGAATCTCGAGCCGGGCCTCTATGAAGCCCGTCTTCGCTACGCCTGGCAGCCCAACACATCCTATAAAGCCTTCCTCCACTGCATCGAGGACGAGACCGAAGGCCCGAAGGTTTTGGAAATGGCCGGCATTTCCCCCGCGGCCGGCGGCGTTCCGGCTACGGCGCAAGAGGGATTCTCCCAATCTTTTTTGATCGAGGAGACGGCCGGGATCGTCCGCCGCGGCGAGATCGTCTATTTGACGGTCACAGCACCCAAGGCCAGCCTCGAAGGGGCGGGGCTCGCCGTCTATGACGGCGAGCGGCTCCTCCCCTGCCAGATCATCGAGAGCAAGGATTCCATCCCTCCCGAATCCCAGGCCAAGACCCATCCCCTGACCCGGACCGTCAAGATCGCGGTCGCGATCGACGCCTCCGCTCGCGGAACGAAACTTCTCCGTGTCTTCTTGTCCGATCCCCCCCCCGCTTACCCGCCGGCTTTCGCGCTGACGGGCGAGGGACTCGGCAAGACCGCGCGCGGCGAAAGGCTGATTCTGGCGTTCAGCCCCCAGAGCGGACAGATCCTGACTATCGAAGACCCGATGGCAGGCGTCAAGCTCTATAACAAGGCCGGCGTCATCCACTGGAACCCCGATGTCTTCACCCCGGGGATCGCCTGGGATCATTCCTTCGACTGGAACCCGCCCCAATCCTTCGCCGAAAAGAACGGCCCCCTGGTCTACCTCAACGCCCGCAAGGGACCCATGCCGCATATCAAAGACGTCTTCCTCGAGGTCAAGTACACCCTGGCCCAGGGCGCGCCCTACTTCATCGCCGAAACCCGGACCCGGGTCGACAAGGACCTTGGCGTGATCGCCCTGCGCAACGACGAGATGGTCCTGTTCAAGGAACTATTCGATACGATCGTCTACGAAGACGCCAACAAGATCCTGGTTAAAAAGCCTTTACGGGAGCTTCCGGACAAGCCGTTCGGGCTGGCCCACATCGCACCGACCGATCTCGATTGGGTCGGTCTGGTCAACGACAAGGCGGGCTACGGCTTTTTCTGCCTCCGCCTGGAGACGTCCGTCAGCAACCTGGAGGCCGGAGGCGGCCTGCCGCTCAAGGCGGGGACTTATTTCTACGCCCCTTCCGACGGCGACTACGTTTATTGGGTCCGTCCGTGGCTTTACACCTGGGGCGAATTCGCAACCTCCACGACCCTGACCGCGCTTCCAGCGGGAAGCCTCTTTTACGAGAAGAACGCCTATCTCATCTCCCGCTGGAAGCCGGGAACGCCGGCCGAGCTCGGGGCGATGCGGATGCTGCTTTTGAATCCCCTGCGGGTCTTCTGATGGAATGCGTCGATTTCTCAGGCCGGTGCCGCGGCCCTGAACTCGGGATGATTTTCCCGGACTGGCGGGCAGGCGAACACGTGGCCTTTTTATCGCCCCACGATGACGACGCGATCCTCGGAGCCGGGTATCTCCTGCAAGCCGTCGCCGAGGCCGGCGGGACGCCCCATGTCCTGATCTTCTGCCAAGGCGACGCCGGTTATTCGACCGCGGAGGCCAAGGAGACGATCGTCTCCGTCCGCAAGTCCGAGACGAGACGGGCCTATGCCGGCTTGGGCGTCGCGGCGGATCATCTCGTCTTCTTCGATGTCCCCGATTTCGCCCTGCTGACAACCCTGGTCCGTTCTCCCGGCCAGCTGGGAGAATCGGTATTCGATCGCCTGATCGCGCATCTACGAGCTCATGCCGTCAGCCGGATCGTCTTCACCAGCGGGCATCGCGAGCACGCCGACCATACCGCAGCCTTCTGGCATGGGCTTTACACCGTGCCGCAGGCCGGCGATCCGATCCTGGCCGATCTCGGCGGGCCGGCGCCGATTCGGAGCTACCTGGCTTATTCGGTCTGGTCCGATTTCGAGCCGCCCGACAAGCCCGGCGCTCTTCCGGCCGACAAGGGGATCCTGGCGGATGATGCGGCCGAAGCCCGCGTCCGAGGCGGCATGGCGGAATTCGCCTCTCAGGGCGACATCCTGGCCTGCACGGCCGCCGCGCGGCGGGAAGACCGAAAGACGGATCGGGGCTACCTGGAGCTTTATCGAACCTACGAGATCAGGCGGCCGATCGACGTCGCGGCCTACAAGGCCGTCCTGGCCGGTCTTGGGAAAGGATAACGAAACGCCATGCTTGCCATTGGAGTCGACAGCGGAACTCAGAGCACTAAGGTCCTGGTCGTCGAAGCGGGATCAGGCCGCGTTTTAGGCCGCGGCCAGGCGCCGCATGCCATGATCCCGGGCCTCAAGCCCGGCCAAAGCGAGCAGGACCCGGCGACCTGGGTCGAAGCCTTGCGGACGGCCTTGGCCGCCGCTTTGCGCGAAGCGGCCGTCGATCCCGGCCGCGTCGTCGCTTTGGGCGTTTCCGGCCAGCAGCACGGTTTCGTGCCCCTGGGAGCGGACGGGATTCCCCTCCGCCCGGCCAAACTCTGGAACGACACCTCGACCGTGGCGGAGAACGAGGAGCTGGTCGCCGCCTTGGGCGGGACGCGATCCGCCATCGACAAGCTGGGCTTGAGCCCTGCTGTCGGATTCACGGCTTCGAAGATTCTCTGGCTCAAGCGACACGAGCCGGAGAATTTCGCCCGCTTGCGGACGGTCCTCCTGCCCCACAACTATCTGAACTTCGTCATGACCGGCGAAGCCCGCATGGAATATGGCGACGCCTCGGGCACCGGCCTGATGGATATCCGGCGACGGGTCTGGAACGCGGATGCCCTGGCGGCCGTAGACATCGATCTGGCCGGCAAGCTCCCCGCCATCGACCACCCGATCGTGCCCGCCGGCCGGATGAGGCCGGCGTTCGCCGCGGACTTCGGCTTCAAGAGCGTCCTGATCGCTTCCGGCGGCGGCGACAACATGATGGGGGCCATCGGGACGGGCAATGTCGCGCCGGGCGTCTGCACCGTCAGCCTGGGGACTTCGGGGACGATCTACTCCTTCTTCGACCATCCGTTCTCGGATCCGCAAGGCGAGATCGCCGGCTTTTGCGACAGCACGGGCGGCTGGCTGCCCCTTCTCTGCACGATGAACGTCACCAACACCACGGAGCTTTGGAAGTCCCTGCTCGGAATCGACAGTGATGCCCGCGACGCCCTCGCCGCTCGGGCTTCCGCGGGCTCGAACGGCCTTCTCTTCCTGCCTTTCATCGACGGCGAGAGAGTTCCTCCCCTGCCCGAGGCATCGGGCGTCTTCTTCGGCCTGACCCGGGCCAATCTGCGAGCCGAAGCCATGACCCGATCGGTGATGGAAGGGACCCTTCTTAACCTGGGCTACGGCTTTGGGCGCATGCGCGAGCTCGGCTTGCGGCCGTCCCAGATCCGGGCGACCGGCGGCGGAGCCAAAAGCCCCTTCTGGCGGGGCTTGGCCGCCGATATCCTCGGCGCGCCCGTCGTGACCCTGGCCGAGGAAGAGGCTGCGGCCTTCGGGGCGGCCCTGCAGGCGGTTTGGTGCTGGAGGAACGAGCGGGGCGAAAAAACGGCGATCGTCGACCTGGCCGCAGCCTGGGTCAAAACCGGGACTTCGACCGCGGAGCCGGACCCGGCCCGGATGCGTCTCTACGCGGATAGCCAGGAGCGCTTCAATCGCCTCTGGCGCACCTTGACCCCGGAATTCTCCCACCGGCGGCAACAAGCCTAGATAGGCGGCCTCAATTCGCGGAAGGCCTATAAAATACTTCGCTGACCGACCGTCCGTAATGAATCCGATTGACGGTCCGGGCCAGGGTATCGGCCAGGCTGCGGATGGTTATGAACGGCAAGCGCCGATACTCGTCGGTCTGGGGGATGCTGTCGGTTACGATCAGCCGCTTGAGATGAAAGTCCCGATGCAGCTCCTCCAGCCTCTCCTTGGCCGAGGCCAAGCCGAGGTTGTGGGAAATGCCGATGTGGATCTCGCGGATGCCCTTCTTCTCGACCAGCTTCTTGGACAGCTCGTAGGTCGTTCCGCCGCCGCTGATCATGTCGTCCAGGATGATGGCCGTCCGCTTGCCCCGGAAATCGCCGATGATGTCCTTGATGACTGCGACTTCGGGCTTGGGCCGATATTTGGAGGCGATGGCCGTGGGCAATCCCAAAGCCCGCCCGAAATGGCCGATGAACTTGGCCGCCCCTTCGTCGGGAGCAACGGCGATGACGTCCGAGCGGCCGGCGAAGCGGCGGAACTCGCCCAGGAAAAGGGTCAGGGACTCCAGCATCTGCACCGGCAGGGAGCCGTAAAAGCCGCGGATGTGCGCGCCGTGCGGATCCCAGACGACCAGGCGGTCGATGCCCGAAGTAATGGCCAAATCGGCCATCAGCCGGGCCGTGGTCGGCTCGCGCTCGAACTTGGTCGGCTTGTCCTGCCGGGCATAGGCCAGGTACGGCAGGACCGCGGTGACGTGATTGGCCCCGTGCTCGCGAAAGGCCCGGGCGGCGATGAAAAGCGCCATCATGTTCTGGTCGATGCTGCGGGGCGAAGTCGGGTCGAGGGCGGACTGGAAAAGAAAGACGTCATAGCCGCTGACGTGCAGGGCCAGCCGGACCCAGGTCTCCGAATCGGAAAAGTTGGCATCGATGCCGCTGAGAACCAGAACGCGCTCGCGGCTGCCGGCTTCCTGAAGGAGGCGATTGTAGGATTCGATCGCCTCGGCCGCCAACCCGGCGCCCGAGCGGCAAGACGCAATGAGCAGGCGGCCGCGCGTGGATTCCATCCTCCGCTTCTGCTCGTCGGCATACTGCTCGGGAGTCAGGAACGGTCTGGGAGCGGCAGTCGCCTTTTTTCGGGGGGACATGGTCGGCCTCCAAACGGGTCGATGGGAGCGACCCCAATATAACCGAAATGGGGCGGAGGGCCAAGCCCCGTCCGGCGGCCTAGCTTCGTCCGAGCTCGCGGCCCGTCTCATAGAGGGCCACGACGTTCTCGACCGGGGTGAGGGGCTGGATGTTATGGCAGGGCGCCAGAATATAGCCTCCCCCGCGGCCGAGGATGGCCAGATTGTCGGCGACCTCCCGTCGGACGTCCTCGACCGTGCCGAACGGCAGGGTCTGCTGGTTGTCGACGCCGCCGTGAAAGATGATCCGACCTCCGAAGTCGCTCTTCAGCTCCTCCCTCTCCATCCCCGGGCAGCGCCATTGGATGGGGTTCAACAGGTCGATGCCGAGATCGATGAGGTCGGGCAGAATGCGGCGGCAGTTGCCGTCGTCGTGATGGAAAACGAAAGCCCCCGCCTGGTGGGCCAGGTCGATCATTCGCTTCATACCCGGCAGGAGGAACTCGCGGATGTGACGAACCGAGATCATCAGGTCGGTCTGCCCGCCCAAGTCCTCTGCAACATAGCAAAGGGTGACCTGGCCCGGGACCCGCTCCAGGATGCGGCGGGTGTTCTCGTATTCCAGGTCGAACAGCCGGCCCATGGCGTAGCGGACGAGCTCGGGATTCTCGACTAGGTCGATGAGGGCCTGCTCCTGTCCGCGCAGGAACTTATAGGTGAGAAATGGCTCGGAGCCTCCGCCCCGGAT
Protein-coding sequences here:
- a CDS encoding M24 family metallopeptidase, which gives rise to MNALLADAIVERQAPLVDRGKSVTAAEYRRRWAAVRKAMADRGYDLLYVCGSELDRSDAAWLAGINDPIIERYGVIVPRTGPPVALAGSEGGHVIEDCTRASGVRVALLREFQISDEDYRFARFGTIEDLVASLVPAKPGRPIRLAVASSGQFVPHDHILMLQGRFGSDNVIFDTDLLRRIKYEKSPLELTLIGTAASIADAAFLGMLAAIRPGIAELDVAAVGDYIMKRLGAGRTGFPTIVSSGPRGRSVIGPATNRTIRDGEFVSLGLSPTFQGYHGVMRRTVKAGGERTFAEDQFLAALRGLYHAVMKATIQAAWKGLPSRSIDAAGKAYLENTRLKDVRGRFRTPREPYTFIHNTGCSECQEGFGAVTPYTREPLGDAVALMIDVAFMGFDEKKRLVFPIEYAVIEDGFWRAGREVGVYNRMPLDVQSLVGGDAVEIPAAAVNPYHRPWARSEGCPIRS
- a CDS encoding PIG-L family deacetylase, producing the protein MIFPDWRAGEHVAFLSPHDDDAILGAGYLLQAVAEAGGTPHVLIFCQGDAGYSTAEAKETIVSVRKSETRRAYAGLGVAADHLVFFDVPDFALLTTLVRSPGQLGESVFDRLIAHLRAHAVSRIVFTSGHREHADHTAAFWHGLYTVPQAGDPILADLGGPAPIRSYLAYSVWSDFEPPDKPGALPADKGILADDAAEARVRGGMAEFASQGDILACTAAARREDRKTDRGYLELYRTYEIRRPIDVAAYKAVLAGLGKG
- the xylB gene encoding xylulokinase, whose amino-acid sequence is MLAIGVDSGTQSTKVLVVEAGSGRVLGRGQAPHAMIPGLKPGQSEQDPATWVEALRTALAAALREAAVDPGRVVALGVSGQQHGFVPLGADGIPLRPAKLWNDTSTVAENEELVAALGGTRSAIDKLGLSPAVGFTASKILWLKRHEPENFARLRTVLLPHNYLNFVMTGEARMEYGDASGTGLMDIRRRVWNADALAAVDIDLAGKLPAIDHPIVPAGRMRPAFAADFGFKSVLIASGGGDNMMGAIGTGNVAPGVCTVSLGTSGTIYSFFDHPFSDPQGEIAGFCDSTGGWLPLLCTMNVTNTTELWKSLLGIDSDARDALAARASAGSNGLLFLPFIDGERVPPLPEASGVFFGLTRANLRAEAMTRSVMEGTLLNLGYGFGRMRELGLRPSQIRATGGGAKSPFWRGLAADILGAPVVTLAEEEAAAFGAALQAVWCWRNERGEKTAIVDLAAAWVKTGTSTAEPDPARMRLYADSQERFNRLWRTLTPEFSHRRQQA
- the prs gene encoding ribose-phosphate diphosphokinase; translation: MSPRKKATAAPRPFLTPEQYADEQKRRMESTRGRLLIASCRSGAGLAAEAIESYNRLLQEAGSRERVLVLSGIDANFSDSETWVRLALHVSGYDVFLFQSALDPTSPRSIDQNMMALFIAARAFREHGANHVTAVLPYLAYARQDKPTKFEREPTTARLMADLAITSGIDRLVVWDPHGAHIRGFYGSLPVQMLESLTLFLGEFRRFAGRSDVIAVAPDEGAAKFIGHFGRALGLPTAIASKYRPKPEVAVIKDIIGDFRGKRTAIILDDMISGGGTTYELSKKLVEKKGIREIHIGISHNLGLASAKERLEELHRDFHLKRLIVTDSIPQTDEYRRLPFITIRSLADTLARTVNRIHYGRSVSEVFYRPSAN
- a CDS encoding uroporphyrinogen-III decarboxylase-like protein, whose protein sequence is MTRDAMTPVERWRAAFRREKPDRVPMDYWATPEFDAKLMAGLGCATRREALEKLGIDFVVSLKPDYRGPSLPSGTDVFGCRFAETDYGTGAYAECVFNPLAGYDSAEEIERAYRWPDPDWWDYGGIAGQILGNEDYPIRGGGSEPFLTYKFLRGQEQALIDLVENPELVRYAMGRLFDLEYENTRRILERVPGQVTLCYVAEDLGGQTDLMISVRHIREFLLPGMKRMIDLAHQAGAFVFHHDDGNCRRILPDLIDLGIDLLNPIQWRCPGMEREELKSDFGGRIIFHGGVDNQQTLPFGTVEDVRREVADNLAILGRGGGYILAPCHNIQPLTPVENVVALYETGRELGRS